One Helianthus annuus cultivar XRQ/B chromosome 7, HanXRQr2.0-SUNRISE, whole genome shotgun sequence genomic region harbors:
- the LOC110868314 gene encoding amino acid transporter AVT1C has translation MKNSESEQAFYIESDDDEDNDIIVGEDDESESECSNYSDDNAQQQSKHSSLNPSWPQSYRQSIDLYSSVPSPSLNFLGTPTLSRLGSSFLSSSLTQRHTPEILPSLSKPFLPQVTDNQQPQERRSSHSLLPRRESSAKKLSHYQKSSKAAHELPVSRQSSFGQSVINGINVLCGVGILSTPYAAKEGGWVGLLLLFVFAVLSFYTGILLRYCLDSHPGLETYPDIGQAAFGTTGRLIVSVILYVELYACCIEYIILESDNLSSLFPNAHLNLGGLILDSHYLFAIIISIAVLPTVCLRDMSVLSYISAGGVIASVLVAVCLFWVGLVDKVGFQIETTKAFNLSGFPVAIGLYGYCYSGHAIFPNIYTSMENRKQFPMVLFASFGICAVLYAAVAVMGYMMFGESTESQFTLNLPTNLVVSKIAVWTTVINPFTKYALTISPVAMSLEELLPANRAKSRFWSIVIRTGLVLSILVVALTIPFFGLVMSLVGSLLTMLVTLILPCVCFLSILKGNISWFQGSFCALIILVGIISSAIGTYTSILEIIHQLS, from the exons ATGAAGAACTCAGAATCAGAACAAGCTTTCTACATTGAGAGTGATGACGATGAAGATAATGATATTATTGTGGGAGAAGATGATGAGAGTGAATCAGAATGTTCAAATTATTCTGATGATAATGCTCAACAACAGAGTAAACATAGTTCTTTAAACCCTTCATGGCCTCAAAGTTACAG GCAATCGATTGATCTGTACAGTAGCGTACCATCACCGAGTCTGAACTTTCTAGGGACTCCTACGCTATCTCGATTAGGCAGTTCGTTTTTGTCATCATCATTGACACAAAGACATACTCCTGAGATACTCCCAAGTTTGAGCAAGCCTTTTTTGCCACAAGTAACAGACAACCAGCAGCCACAAGAAAGACGAAGTTCACACTCTCTTCTTCCTCGACGTGAATCTTCCGCCAAGAAGTTGTCACATTATCAGAAATCTTCTAAGGCTGCACATGAGCTTCCTGTTTCTAGGCAGAGCTCATTTGGTCAATCTGTGATTAATG GCATAAATGTTCTTTGTGGAGTAGGAATTCTTTCAACTCCTTATGCAGCCAAAGAAGGAGGATGggttggattattattattattcgtcTTTGCTGTCCTATCTTTCTACACCGGTATCTTGCTTCGATACTGTTTAGATAGTCATCCTGGCCTCGAGACTTATCCAGATATCGGCCAGGCTGCCTTTGGCACCACAGGACGTCTAATCGTTTCT GTAATTTTGTATGTGGAGTTATAT GCATGTTGCATTGAATATATAATCTTGGAGAGCGACAATCTATCGTCTCTGTTTCCAAATGCTCATTTAAATCTCGGAGGACTAATACTCGACTCACATTATTTGTTTGCTATTATCATCAGTATTGCCGTGCTTCCTACAGTTTGTCTCCGTGACATGAGTGTTCTCAGTTACATCTCTG CCGGTGGAGTTATCGCGTCGGTTCTTGTAGCCGTTTGCTTGTTTTGGGTCGGCTTGGTTGATAAAGTCGGCTTTCAAATCGAAACCACAAAGGCCTTCAACCTCTCCGGCTTCCCTGTGGCTATAGGGCTTTACGGCTACTGTTATTCTGGACACGCTATTTTTCCTAATATTTATACATCTATGGAAAACAGGAAGCAATTTCCTATGGTCTTGTTCGCCAG TTTTGGAATATGTGCTGTTCTTTACGCTGCGGTCGCTGTAATGGGATACATGATGTTTGGCGAATCAACAGAATCGCAGTTCACTCTTAACTTGCCGACGAATTTGGTtgtctccaagatcgctgtgtgGACAACC GTAATCAACCCATTTACCAA ATATGCGTTGACCATATCTCCGGTGGCTATGAGTCTCGAGGAATTGCTACCAGCAAATCGTGCGAAGTCTCGTTTCTGGTCCATCGTCATTAGAACTGGTTTGGTGCTATCTATTTTGGTTGTAGCACTCACCATTCCCTTCTTTG GTCTTGTAATGTCACTCGTCGGATCTTTACTGACCATGCTAGTG ACGTTGATACTTCCATGCGTTTGCTTTTTGAGCATCCTTAAGGGAAATATAAGCTGGTTTCAG GGGTCATTCTGTGCATTGATCATCTTGGTTGGAATCATCTCCTCAGCTATTGGAACCTATACATCCATATTGGAAATTATTCATCAGTTGTCCTGA